One segment of Chelonia mydas isolate rCheMyd1 chromosome 13, rCheMyd1.pri.v2, whole genome shotgun sequence DNA contains the following:
- the TOX4 gene encoding TOX high mobility group box family member 4 isoform X2, which produces MEFPGGNDNYLAITGTAHPFLSGAEVRKQTFHTPSLGDEEFEIPPISLDADPSLAVSDVVGHFDDLGDPSSAPDTGFSTQYGVQALDMPVGMNHSLMEQGGGLLTGGLAMDLDHSMGTQYSTNPPVTIDVPMSPGALMGHGQLTTIDQSELSSQLGLSLGGSSILPPAAQSPEERLSTTPSPTSSLQEDEPEEFRRQVPAQKAAPVVLDAGRKQKPAKKQKKKKDPNEPQKPVSAYALFFRDTQAAIKGQNPNATFGEVSKIVASMWDSLGEEQKQVYKRKTEAAKKEYLKALAAYRAIQTAAETAELDLNPVPPPAVPQPAPAPAPAPPSPAPTPPAPSPVLESPPAAPQPAPSAGNLCSPPPAQPSFTKIIIPKQMLPSSLAVSSQGGVVTVIPVTSVTSRGLQLGTGATQIVTRSVLQAAAAAAAAASSMQLPRLQPPPLQQMPPPQPPAQQVAVLQPPPPLQAMQQPALQQKVRLHLQQQPPPLQIKILPPPALQIQPVTLQPEEASPERPSPEPQGSPEPVEMITADVVPEVESPTQMDVELVSESPMGLSPRPRCVRSGCDNPPVSSSDWDNEYCSSECVVKHCRDVFLAWLASRNSNNSVVFVK; this is translated from the exons atggag TTCCCTGGAGGAAACGACAATTACCTGGCCATCACGGGGACGGCCCATCCCTTCCTGTCGGGGGCGGAGGTGAGAAAACAG ACGttccacacccccagcctgggggatgaggagtttgagaTCCCGCCCATCTCCCTGGACGCCGACCCCTCGCTAGCTGTCTCAGACGTGGTGGGGCACTTCGATGACCTGGGGGACCCCAGCAGCGCGCCGGACACCGGCTTCTCCACCCAGTATGGCGTGCAGGCCCTCGACATGCCCGTGGGCATGAACCACAGCCTCATGGAGCAGGGCGGCGGGCTCCTGACGGGGGGGCTGGCCAtg GACCTGGATCACTCCATGGGCACCCAGTATAGCACCAACCCGCCTGTCACGATAGATGTGCCCATGAGCCCTGGGGCACTGATGGGGCATGGCCAGCTGACGACCATTGACCAGTCCgagctgagctcccagctgggcctGAGCCTGGGGGGCAGCTCCATCCTACCGCCCGCTGCCCAGTCGCCCGAGGAGCGGCTCTCCACCACGCCCTCGcccaccagctccctgcaggaAGACGAGCCCGAGGAGTTCAGACGG cagGTGCCGGCCCAGAAGGCAGCGCCGGTGGTGCTGGACGCAGGGCGGAAGCAGAAGCCCGCCAAgaagcagaagaagaagaaggatccGAACGAGCCGCAGAAGCCGGTCTCAGCCTACGCCCTGTTCTTCCGTGACACACAGGCTGCCATCAAGGGCCAGAACCCCAACGCCACCTTTGGGGAGGTCTCCAAGATTGTGGCCTCCATGTGGGACAGTCTGGGCGAGGAGCAGAAACAG GTTTACAAGAGGAAGACGGAGGCGGCGAAGAAGGAGTATCTGAAGGCACTGGCGGCTTATCGGGCTATCCAG ACGGCAGCTGAGACGGCGGAGCTGGACCTGAACCCAGTGCCGCCCCCAGCAGTTCCCCAGCCAGcgccagctccagcccccgcgCCCCCCTCGCCAGCCCccacgccccctgccccctcgccGGTTCTGGAGTCCCCACcggctgccccccagccagcacccagCGCTGGGAACCTCTGCTCGCCaccgccagcccagcccagcttcacCAAGATCATCATCCCCAAGCAGATGCTGCCCTCATCGCTGGCCGTGTCCTCGCAGGGCGGTGTGGTCACTGTCATCCCCGTCACCTCCGTCACCtccagggggctgcagctgggcacGGGCGCCACCCAGATAGTTACCCGCTCTGTGCTGCAGGCTGCAGCTgcggctgcagctgctgcctcctccatgcagctgccccggctccagcccccacccctgcagcagatgcccccgccccagccccctgcccagcaggtCGCTgtcctgcagccccccccgcccctgcaggccatgcagcagcctgCCCTACAGCAGAAGGTGCGGctccacctgcagcagcagcccccacccctgcagatcAAGATCCTGCCTCCGCCAGCCCTGCAGATCCAGCCTGTCACCCTGCAGCCTGAGGAGGCCAGTCCTGAgcggcccagcccagagccccagggctccccggAGCCCGTGGAGATGATCACGGCTGACGTGGTGCCTGAG GTGGAGTCCCCGACGCAGATGGACGTGGAGCTGGTGTCAGAGTCGCCCATGGGGCTGTCGCCCCGGCCCCGCTGCGTGCGCTCTGGCTGTGACAACCCGCCTGTCAGCAGCAGCGACTGGGACAACGAGTACTGCAGCAGCGAGTGCGTTGTCAAGCACTGCAG GGACGTGTTCCTAGCGTGGCTGGCTTCCCGTAACTCCAACAACAGTGTGGTGTTTGTGAAGTGA
- the TOX4 gene encoding TOX high mobility group box family member 4 isoform X3, with product MEFPGGNDNYLAITGTAHPFLSGAETFHTPSLGDEEFEIPPISLDADPSLAVSDVVGHFDDLGDPSSAPDTGFSTQYGVQALDMPVGMNHSLMEQGGGLLTGGLAMDLDHSMGTQYSTNPPVTIDVPMSPGALMGHGQLTTIDQSELSSQLGLSLGGSSILPPAAQSPEERLSTTPSPTSSLQEDEPEEFRRQQVPAQKAAPVVLDAGRKQKPAKKQKKKKDPNEPQKPVSAYALFFRDTQAAIKGQNPNATFGEVSKIVASMWDSLGEEQKQVYKRKTEAAKKEYLKALAAYRAIQTAAETAELDLNPVPPPAVPQPAPAPAPAPPSPAPTPPAPSPVLESPPAAPQPAPSAGNLCSPPPAQPSFTKIIIPKQMLPSSLAVSSQGGVVTVIPVTSVTSRGLQLGTGATQIVTRSVLQAAAAAAAAASSMQLPRLQPPPLQQMPPPQPPAQQVAVLQPPPPLQAMQQPALQQKVRLHLQQQPPPLQIKILPPPALQIQPVTLQPEEASPERPSPEPQGSPEPVEMITADVVPEVESPTQMDVELVSESPMGLSPRPRCVRSGCDNPPVSSSDWDNEYCSSECVVKHCRDVFLAWLASRNSNNSVVFVK from the exons atggag TTCCCTGGAGGAAACGACAATTACCTGGCCATCACGGGGACGGCCCATCCCTTCCTGTCGGGGGCGGAG ACGttccacacccccagcctgggggatgaggagtttgagaTCCCGCCCATCTCCCTGGACGCCGACCCCTCGCTAGCTGTCTCAGACGTGGTGGGGCACTTCGATGACCTGGGGGACCCCAGCAGCGCGCCGGACACCGGCTTCTCCACCCAGTATGGCGTGCAGGCCCTCGACATGCCCGTGGGCATGAACCACAGCCTCATGGAGCAGGGCGGCGGGCTCCTGACGGGGGGGCTGGCCAtg GACCTGGATCACTCCATGGGCACCCAGTATAGCACCAACCCGCCTGTCACGATAGATGTGCCCATGAGCCCTGGGGCACTGATGGGGCATGGCCAGCTGACGACCATTGACCAGTCCgagctgagctcccagctgggcctGAGCCTGGGGGGCAGCTCCATCCTACCGCCCGCTGCCCAGTCGCCCGAGGAGCGGCTCTCCACCACGCCCTCGcccaccagctccctgcaggaAGACGAGCCCGAGGAGTTCAGACGG cagcagGTGCCGGCCCAGAAGGCAGCGCCGGTGGTGCTGGACGCAGGGCGGAAGCAGAAGCCCGCCAAgaagcagaagaagaagaaggatccGAACGAGCCGCAGAAGCCGGTCTCAGCCTACGCCCTGTTCTTCCGTGACACACAGGCTGCCATCAAGGGCCAGAACCCCAACGCCACCTTTGGGGAGGTCTCCAAGATTGTGGCCTCCATGTGGGACAGTCTGGGCGAGGAGCAGAAACAG GTTTACAAGAGGAAGACGGAGGCGGCGAAGAAGGAGTATCTGAAGGCACTGGCGGCTTATCGGGCTATCCAG ACGGCAGCTGAGACGGCGGAGCTGGACCTGAACCCAGTGCCGCCCCCAGCAGTTCCCCAGCCAGcgccagctccagcccccgcgCCCCCCTCGCCAGCCCccacgccccctgccccctcgccGGTTCTGGAGTCCCCACcggctgccccccagccagcacccagCGCTGGGAACCTCTGCTCGCCaccgccagcccagcccagcttcacCAAGATCATCATCCCCAAGCAGATGCTGCCCTCATCGCTGGCCGTGTCCTCGCAGGGCGGTGTGGTCACTGTCATCCCCGTCACCTCCGTCACCtccagggggctgcagctgggcacGGGCGCCACCCAGATAGTTACCCGCTCTGTGCTGCAGGCTGCAGCTgcggctgcagctgctgcctcctccatgcagctgccccggctccagcccccacccctgcagcagatgcccccgccccagccccctgcccagcaggtCGCTgtcctgcagccccccccgcccctgcaggccatgcagcagcctgCCCTACAGCAGAAGGTGCGGctccacctgcagcagcagcccccacccctgcagatcAAGATCCTGCCTCCGCCAGCCCTGCAGATCCAGCCTGTCACCCTGCAGCCTGAGGAGGCCAGTCCTGAgcggcccagcccagagccccagggctccccggAGCCCGTGGAGATGATCACGGCTGACGTGGTGCCTGAG GTGGAGTCCCCGACGCAGATGGACGTGGAGCTGGTGTCAGAGTCGCCCATGGGGCTGTCGCCCCGGCCCCGCTGCGTGCGCTCTGGCTGTGACAACCCGCCTGTCAGCAGCAGCGACTGGGACAACGAGTACTGCAGCAGCGAGTGCGTTGTCAAGCACTGCAG GGACGTGTTCCTAGCGTGGCTGGCTTCCCGTAACTCCAACAACAGTGTGGTGTTTGTGAAGTGA
- the RAB2B gene encoding ras-related protein Rab-2B, with product MSYAYLFKYIIIGDTGVGKSCLLLQFTDKRFQPVHDLTIGVEFGARMINIDSKQIKLQIWDTAGQESFRSITRSYYRGAAGALLVYDITRRETFNHLTSWLEDARQHSSSNMVIMLIGNKSDLESRRDVQKAEGEAFAREHGLVFMETSAKTSTNVEEAFIDTAKEIYRKIQQGLFDVNNEANGIKIGPQQPSGAAPGAGSRHSPQGSGDSSGCC from the exons ATGTCTTATGCCTATCTTTTCAAATACATCATCATCGGGGACACCG GTGTCGGGAAATCCTGTCTCCTGCTGCAGTTCACGGACAAGCGCTTCCAGCCCGTCCATGACCTGACCATCG GTGTGGAGTTCGGGGCTCGGATGATCAACattgatagcaaacagatcaagcTGCAGATCTGGGACACG GCCGGACAGGAGTCTTTCCGTTCCATCACCCGCTCCTACTACCGTGGTGCAGCCGGAGCGCTGCTGGTCTATGACATCACCAG GCGGGAGACCTTTAACCACCTGACCTCGTGGCTGGAGGACGCTCGGCAGCATTCCAGCTCCAACATGGTCATCATGCTTATCGGCAACAAGAG CGACCTGGAGTCACGGCGGGATGTGCAGAAAGCAGAGGGAGAGGCCTTCGCACGGGAACACGGGCTGGTCTTCATGGAGACCTCGGCCAAGACATCCACCAACGTCGAGGAG GCCTTCATTGACACAGCCaaggaaatctacaggaagaTTCAGCAGGGGCTCTTTGACGTCAACAACGAG GCGAATGGCATCAAGATCGGGCCCCAGCAGCCGTCAGGCGCAGCTCCTGGCGCCGGCTCTCGCCACAGCCCCCAAGGCTCAGGAGACAGCTCGGGCTGCTGTTGA
- the TOX4 gene encoding TOX high mobility group box family member 4 isoform X4: MEFPGGNDNYLAITGTAHPFLSGAETFHTPSLGDEEFEIPPISLDADPSLAVSDVVGHFDDLGDPSSAPDTGFSTQYGVQALDMPVGMNHSLMEQGGGLLTGGLAMDLDHSMGTQYSTNPPVTIDVPMSPGALMGHGQLTTIDQSELSSQLGLSLGGSSILPPAAQSPEERLSTTPSPTSSLQEDEPEEFRRQVPAQKAAPVVLDAGRKQKPAKKQKKKKDPNEPQKPVSAYALFFRDTQAAIKGQNPNATFGEVSKIVASMWDSLGEEQKQVYKRKTEAAKKEYLKALAAYRAIQTAAETAELDLNPVPPPAVPQPAPAPAPAPPSPAPTPPAPSPVLESPPAAPQPAPSAGNLCSPPPAQPSFTKIIIPKQMLPSSLAVSSQGGVVTVIPVTSVTSRGLQLGTGATQIVTRSVLQAAAAAAAAASSMQLPRLQPPPLQQMPPPQPPAQQVAVLQPPPPLQAMQQPALQQKVRLHLQQQPPPLQIKILPPPALQIQPVTLQPEEASPERPSPEPQGSPEPVEMITADVVPEVESPTQMDVELVSESPMGLSPRPRCVRSGCDNPPVSSSDWDNEYCSSECVVKHCRDVFLAWLASRNSNNSVVFVK; this comes from the exons atggag TTCCCTGGAGGAAACGACAATTACCTGGCCATCACGGGGACGGCCCATCCCTTCCTGTCGGGGGCGGAG ACGttccacacccccagcctgggggatgaggagtttgagaTCCCGCCCATCTCCCTGGACGCCGACCCCTCGCTAGCTGTCTCAGACGTGGTGGGGCACTTCGATGACCTGGGGGACCCCAGCAGCGCGCCGGACACCGGCTTCTCCACCCAGTATGGCGTGCAGGCCCTCGACATGCCCGTGGGCATGAACCACAGCCTCATGGAGCAGGGCGGCGGGCTCCTGACGGGGGGGCTGGCCAtg GACCTGGATCACTCCATGGGCACCCAGTATAGCACCAACCCGCCTGTCACGATAGATGTGCCCATGAGCCCTGGGGCACTGATGGGGCATGGCCAGCTGACGACCATTGACCAGTCCgagctgagctcccagctgggcctGAGCCTGGGGGGCAGCTCCATCCTACCGCCCGCTGCCCAGTCGCCCGAGGAGCGGCTCTCCACCACGCCCTCGcccaccagctccctgcaggaAGACGAGCCCGAGGAGTTCAGACGG cagGTGCCGGCCCAGAAGGCAGCGCCGGTGGTGCTGGACGCAGGGCGGAAGCAGAAGCCCGCCAAgaagcagaagaagaagaaggatccGAACGAGCCGCAGAAGCCGGTCTCAGCCTACGCCCTGTTCTTCCGTGACACACAGGCTGCCATCAAGGGCCAGAACCCCAACGCCACCTTTGGGGAGGTCTCCAAGATTGTGGCCTCCATGTGGGACAGTCTGGGCGAGGAGCAGAAACAG GTTTACAAGAGGAAGACGGAGGCGGCGAAGAAGGAGTATCTGAAGGCACTGGCGGCTTATCGGGCTATCCAG ACGGCAGCTGAGACGGCGGAGCTGGACCTGAACCCAGTGCCGCCCCCAGCAGTTCCCCAGCCAGcgccagctccagcccccgcgCCCCCCTCGCCAGCCCccacgccccctgccccctcgccGGTTCTGGAGTCCCCACcggctgccccccagccagcacccagCGCTGGGAACCTCTGCTCGCCaccgccagcccagcccagcttcacCAAGATCATCATCCCCAAGCAGATGCTGCCCTCATCGCTGGCCGTGTCCTCGCAGGGCGGTGTGGTCACTGTCATCCCCGTCACCTCCGTCACCtccagggggctgcagctgggcacGGGCGCCACCCAGATAGTTACCCGCTCTGTGCTGCAGGCTGCAGCTgcggctgcagctgctgcctcctccatgcagctgccccggctccagcccccacccctgcagcagatgcccccgccccagccccctgcccagcaggtCGCTgtcctgcagccccccccgcccctgcaggccatgcagcagcctgCCCTACAGCAGAAGGTGCGGctccacctgcagcagcagcccccacccctgcagatcAAGATCCTGCCTCCGCCAGCCCTGCAGATCCAGCCTGTCACCCTGCAGCCTGAGGAGGCCAGTCCTGAgcggcccagcccagagccccagggctccccggAGCCCGTGGAGATGATCACGGCTGACGTGGTGCCTGAG GTGGAGTCCCCGACGCAGATGGACGTGGAGCTGGTGTCAGAGTCGCCCATGGGGCTGTCGCCCCGGCCCCGCTGCGTGCGCTCTGGCTGTGACAACCCGCCTGTCAGCAGCAGCGACTGGGACAACGAGTACTGCAGCAGCGAGTGCGTTGTCAAGCACTGCAG GGACGTGTTCCTAGCGTGGCTGGCTTCCCGTAACTCCAACAACAGTGTGGTGTTTGTGAAGTGA
- the TOX4 gene encoding TOX high mobility group box family member 4 isoform X1, translating to MEFPGGNDNYLAITGTAHPFLSGAEVRKQTFHTPSLGDEEFEIPPISLDADPSLAVSDVVGHFDDLGDPSSAPDTGFSTQYGVQALDMPVGMNHSLMEQGGGLLTGGLAMDLDHSMGTQYSTNPPVTIDVPMSPGALMGHGQLTTIDQSELSSQLGLSLGGSSILPPAAQSPEERLSTTPSPTSSLQEDEPEEFRRQQVPAQKAAPVVLDAGRKQKPAKKQKKKKDPNEPQKPVSAYALFFRDTQAAIKGQNPNATFGEVSKIVASMWDSLGEEQKQVYKRKTEAAKKEYLKALAAYRAIQTAAETAELDLNPVPPPAVPQPAPAPAPAPPSPAPTPPAPSPVLESPPAAPQPAPSAGNLCSPPPAQPSFTKIIIPKQMLPSSLAVSSQGGVVTVIPVTSVTSRGLQLGTGATQIVTRSVLQAAAAAAAAASSMQLPRLQPPPLQQMPPPQPPAQQVAVLQPPPPLQAMQQPALQQKVRLHLQQQPPPLQIKILPPPALQIQPVTLQPEEASPERPSPEPQGSPEPVEMITADVVPEVESPTQMDVELVSESPMGLSPRPRCVRSGCDNPPVSSSDWDNEYCSSECVVKHCRDVFLAWLASRNSNNSVVFVK from the exons atggag TTCCCTGGAGGAAACGACAATTACCTGGCCATCACGGGGACGGCCCATCCCTTCCTGTCGGGGGCGGAGGTGAGAAAACAG ACGttccacacccccagcctgggggatgaggagtttgagaTCCCGCCCATCTCCCTGGACGCCGACCCCTCGCTAGCTGTCTCAGACGTGGTGGGGCACTTCGATGACCTGGGGGACCCCAGCAGCGCGCCGGACACCGGCTTCTCCACCCAGTATGGCGTGCAGGCCCTCGACATGCCCGTGGGCATGAACCACAGCCTCATGGAGCAGGGCGGCGGGCTCCTGACGGGGGGGCTGGCCAtg GACCTGGATCACTCCATGGGCACCCAGTATAGCACCAACCCGCCTGTCACGATAGATGTGCCCATGAGCCCTGGGGCACTGATGGGGCATGGCCAGCTGACGACCATTGACCAGTCCgagctgagctcccagctgggcctGAGCCTGGGGGGCAGCTCCATCCTACCGCCCGCTGCCCAGTCGCCCGAGGAGCGGCTCTCCACCACGCCCTCGcccaccagctccctgcaggaAGACGAGCCCGAGGAGTTCAGACGG cagcagGTGCCGGCCCAGAAGGCAGCGCCGGTGGTGCTGGACGCAGGGCGGAAGCAGAAGCCCGCCAAgaagcagaagaagaagaaggatccGAACGAGCCGCAGAAGCCGGTCTCAGCCTACGCCCTGTTCTTCCGTGACACACAGGCTGCCATCAAGGGCCAGAACCCCAACGCCACCTTTGGGGAGGTCTCCAAGATTGTGGCCTCCATGTGGGACAGTCTGGGCGAGGAGCAGAAACAG GTTTACAAGAGGAAGACGGAGGCGGCGAAGAAGGAGTATCTGAAGGCACTGGCGGCTTATCGGGCTATCCAG ACGGCAGCTGAGACGGCGGAGCTGGACCTGAACCCAGTGCCGCCCCCAGCAGTTCCCCAGCCAGcgccagctccagcccccgcgCCCCCCTCGCCAGCCCccacgccccctgccccctcgccGGTTCTGGAGTCCCCACcggctgccccccagccagcacccagCGCTGGGAACCTCTGCTCGCCaccgccagcccagcccagcttcacCAAGATCATCATCCCCAAGCAGATGCTGCCCTCATCGCTGGCCGTGTCCTCGCAGGGCGGTGTGGTCACTGTCATCCCCGTCACCTCCGTCACCtccagggggctgcagctgggcacGGGCGCCACCCAGATAGTTACCCGCTCTGTGCTGCAGGCTGCAGCTgcggctgcagctgctgcctcctccatgcagctgccccggctccagcccccacccctgcagcagatgcccccgccccagccccctgcccagcaggtCGCTgtcctgcagccccccccgcccctgcaggccatgcagcagcctgCCCTACAGCAGAAGGTGCGGctccacctgcagcagcagcccccacccctgcagatcAAGATCCTGCCTCCGCCAGCCCTGCAGATCCAGCCTGTCACCCTGCAGCCTGAGGAGGCCAGTCCTGAgcggcccagcccagagccccagggctccccggAGCCCGTGGAGATGATCACGGCTGACGTGGTGCCTGAG GTGGAGTCCCCGACGCAGATGGACGTGGAGCTGGTGTCAGAGTCGCCCATGGGGCTGTCGCCCCGGCCCCGCTGCGTGCGCTCTGGCTGTGACAACCCGCCTGTCAGCAGCAGCGACTGGGACAACGAGTACTGCAGCAGCGAGTGCGTTGTCAAGCACTGCAG GGACGTGTTCCTAGCGTGGCTGGCTTCCCGTAACTCCAACAACAGTGTGGTGTTTGTGAAGTGA